A single genomic interval of Gemmatimonadales bacterium harbors:
- a CDS encoding BatA domain-containing protein, with amino-acid sequence MIGFLHPWALAGLAATAIPLLLHLLARREPPTIVFPAVRYLITTTREHQRRLKLQHLLLLLLRTLLLAALVLAAAGPTTPRGGVAGHAPSALVLVVDNSASSGAIVAGTARLAQLQSAGRAVLARATPDDALWLLTADGVPRRGDRQTLGPELNALTVSSRRLDLGAALGLAREILAPENRPGEVVLLTDLQASAVSPGDPGVPLTVGRPADPPPHNIGISRLETGPQPWAATGGRITVTITGDSGPTVPVAAQLGTRPARQALARFGGHAVLALPGVPVGWWILTAELDPDELRLDDRRVAVVRVAPVARVNWDSGGRFVAAACQVLMTNHRIASGDQVTVGRLGRGSSIVLPPEDPAAIGALNRSLAARGVTWSFGAPVAEPANSDSGPLLGRIRVQRRYRLESRESGRT; translated from the coding sequence ATGATCGGCTTCCTCCATCCGTGGGCCCTCGCCGGACTCGCCGCTACGGCCATTCCGCTGCTGCTGCACCTGCTCGCCCGCCGTGAGCCGCCCACCATCGTCTTTCCCGCCGTTCGCTACCTCATCACGACCACGCGGGAGCACCAACGCCGGCTCAAGCTGCAGCATCTGCTCCTGCTGCTGCTCCGGACCCTGCTGCTCGCCGCGCTGGTGCTGGCTGCGGCCGGGCCGACGACGCCCCGAGGGGGCGTGGCGGGCCATGCCCCGAGCGCCCTGGTGCTGGTCGTCGACAACTCGGCCAGCAGCGGGGCCATCGTCGCGGGCACCGCCCGGCTGGCTCAGCTCCAGTCGGCCGGGCGCGCGGTGTTGGCTCGGGCCACGCCGGACGACGCGCTCTGGCTGCTCACCGCCGACGGCGTTCCCCGCCGGGGAGACCGGCAGACGCTCGGCCCCGAGCTCAACGCGCTCACCGTCTCCTCCCGGCGGCTCGATCTCGGCGCCGCCCTCGGCTTGGCGCGCGAGATCCTCGCGCCGGAGAACCGTCCCGGAGAGGTCGTTCTGCTCACCGACCTGCAGGCGAGCGCGGTTTCGCCGGGAGATCCGGGAGTTCCGCTCACGGTCGGCCGCCCGGCCGACCCGCCGCCGCACAATATCGGGATCTCGCGCCTGGAGACCGGGCCGCAGCCGTGGGCCGCCACCGGTGGACGGATTACGGTGACGATCACCGGCGATTCCGGCCCCACGGTCCCGGTGGCCGCCCAGCTCGGGACCCGGCCGGCAAGGCAGGCCCTGGCCCGCTTCGGGGGCCACGCTGTGCTGGCGCTTCCAGGCGTGCCGGTCGGCTGGTGGATCCTTACGGCGGAGCTCGATCCCGACGAGCTGCGCCTCGATGACCGCCGGGTGGCAGTGGTGCGGGTGGCGCCGGTGGCCCGGGTGAACTGGGACTCGGGCGGGCGATTCGTGGCCGCGGCGTGCCAGGTGCTCATGACCAACCACCGCATCGCCAGCGGCGACCAGGTCACCGTAGGGCGCCTGGGACGAGGCAGCTCCATCGTGCTCCCACCGGAGGACCCCGCCGCGATCGGTGCCTTGAATCGCTCGCTCGCGGCCCGCGGGGTGACGTGGAGCTTCGGGGCGCCGGTCGCCGAGCCGGCCAATAGCGACAGCGGTCCGCTGCTGGGTCGGATCCGGGTACAGCGGCGCTACCGGCTCGAGTCCAGAGAGAGCGGGCGTAC
- a CDS encoding DUF58 domain-containing protein, producing the protein MHPPAALAPHGRPDLLDPLEVAKLGGLEVVTEGVVEGFLTGLHRSPRRGFSVEFAEHRMYQPGDDLRYVDWKILGRNDRLYVKQFEEETNLRAMVVCDASRSMAWTGAPGTVLPKLAYAQRLIAALSLVLLRQRDATGLITFDDEVRTVLPPRARLSHWHQLLQTLSTLEAGQGTAAEPALRRVVDQLRRRGLVVFVSDLLLDRGLALKALRFLRHRGHQVLVLHIMDPAEVALGGPAEARFEDPETRASVVLRPRDWAGAYRDTVNTVVGEWRLACRRHGIRYHRVITDTPYGMVLREALAPSSRAA; encoded by the coding sequence ATGCATCCGCCCGCCGCGCTCGCACCCCACGGTCGTCCCGATCTGCTCGATCCCCTCGAGGTCGCGAAGCTTGGTGGACTGGAGGTGGTGACGGAAGGGGTGGTCGAAGGCTTCCTCACCGGACTCCACCGCTCGCCCCGCCGCGGATTCTCCGTGGAGTTCGCCGAGCATCGGATGTACCAACCGGGCGACGATCTCCGCTACGTGGACTGGAAGATCCTGGGCCGAAACGACCGGCTCTACGTGAAGCAGTTCGAGGAGGAGACCAACCTCCGGGCGATGGTGGTGTGCGATGCCAGCCGCTCGATGGCCTGGACCGGGGCGCCCGGCACGGTGCTGCCCAAGCTGGCGTATGCTCAGCGGCTCATCGCCGCGCTGTCGCTGGTTCTGCTGCGGCAGCGGGACGCGACCGGCCTCATCACCTTCGACGACGAGGTACGGACCGTCCTGCCGCCCCGGGCCCGGCTGAGCCATTGGCACCAGCTGCTGCAGACGCTCAGCACGCTGGAGGCGGGACAGGGGACCGCGGCGGAACCCGCGCTCCGCCGGGTGGTCGACCAGCTCCGGCGGCGCGGGCTGGTCGTGTTCGTCTCCGATCTCCTGCTCGACCGCGGGCTCGCGCTCAAGGCACTTCGCTTTCTTCGCCACCGAGGTCATCAGGTGCTGGTGCTCCACATCATGGATCCGGCGGAGGTCGCGCTCGGCGGACCGGCGGAAGCGCGGTTCGAAGACCCCGAGACCCGCGCCTCGGTGGTGCTGCGCCCGCGTGATTGGGCGGGGGCGTACCGGGACACCGTGAACACCGTGGTGGGGGAATGGCGGCTCGCCTGCCGCCGGCATGGCATCCGGTACCATCGCGTCATTACCGATACCCCCTACGGCATGGTGCTGCGCGAGGCACTGGCTCCCTCGTCCCGGGCGGCATGA
- a CDS encoding DUF4384 domain-containing protein, translated as MLVTLGWMLLASLPLQTPATIRDHVRSSPAAGRITLWTDQDEPYARGQSALVFLSVDQPAYVAVLRVDTDGRIRVLFPRDPWGDTYVAEGRAFEVSPDRGRRSFTVDEFPGMGYLFAVASASPLDFDDLTRGDTWDSRRIDGGRVRGDPYVALTALAKRIAPEGVYDYDVVPYYVEHRYDYPRFVCYDCHAYAGYDEWDPYRTACTRFRMVIRDDPRYYPYRSGNGRNVVVDRPQRLGPRYVFHDADPRSSYITRVPVRAGEERRRRDDDEDRGRTSEDVGGPGTIAAPGLPSMGRNLRRDPAPDLSPVRPLIEARRRQEQRREERRRDAGDTTGAVREGLKRAPRSTGEPELRRRRP; from the coding sequence ATGCTCGTCACCTTGGGGTGGATGCTGCTCGCCAGCCTCCCGCTCCAAACTCCCGCAACAATTCGAGACCACGTCCGCTCATCGCCCGCGGCCGGGCGAATCACGCTTTGGACCGATCAGGACGAGCCCTACGCCCGGGGGCAGTCGGCCCTGGTCTTCCTCAGCGTGGATCAGCCCGCCTACGTCGCCGTCCTCCGGGTGGACACCGACGGCCGGATCCGGGTGCTCTTTCCGCGGGACCCCTGGGGCGACACCTACGTCGCCGAGGGCCGCGCCTTCGAGGTGAGCCCCGACCGAGGGCGCCGGTCGTTCACGGTGGACGAGTTCCCGGGAATGGGATACCTCTTCGCTGTCGCCTCCGCTTCGCCGCTCGACTTCGACGACCTCACCCGGGGCGACACCTGGGACTCCCGCCGGATCGACGGTGGCCGGGTCCGGGGCGATCCCTATGTCGCCCTCACCGCGTTGGCCAAGCGGATCGCGCCGGAGGGGGTGTACGACTACGACGTGGTGCCGTATTACGTGGAGCACCGCTACGACTATCCGCGGTTCGTCTGCTACGACTGTCACGCCTACGCCGGGTACGACGAGTGGGATCCCTATCGCACCGCGTGCACCCGGTTCCGGATGGTCATCCGGGACGACCCGCGCTACTACCCGTACCGTTCCGGCAACGGCCGCAACGTGGTGGTCGATCGCCCGCAACGGCTGGGCCCTCGCTACGTGTTTCACGACGCCGATCCGCGGAGCAGCTATATCACCCGGGTCCCTGTCCGCGCGGGAGAGGAACGGCGCCGGCGCGACGATGATGAGGATCGCGGTCGCACCAGCGAGGATGTGGGCGGGCCCGGCACCATCGCGGCGCCCGGCCTCCCCTCGATGGGTCGGAATCTCCGGCGCGACCCGGCCCCCGATCTCTCGCCGGTCCGCCCGCTGATCGAGGCGCGCCGCCGGCAGGAGCAACGGCGCGAGGAGCGCCGGCGGGACGCGGGTGACACCACCGGAGCCGTGCGCGAGGGGCTCAAGCGGGCCCCGCGGAGCACCGGGGAACCGGAGCTGCGACGCCGGCGCCCCTGA
- a CDS encoding M20/M25/M40 family metallo-hydrolase, with amino-acid sequence MRRFALAGLALVAGPVAAQTSNAKPAPAASITAADVAHRIGVIADDSMMGRDTPSPGLEATAKYVADQFRRFGLTPGGEDSTWFQRYPITRRQFDLARSRVVLESGGVNTVARLDQSARFLQGTVPEHAPRGPALLLGGALTPDAVAHMPLRDRMVLYVPDFSKPVDRTAAHVIQAIRLAAPKAVVVVANVDSLPYSQRIPRQSAARTSLDLKLVSPPVVEVGEYAVASALRSARLDLQQVRASTVPVMREVPGLGLSVELRDSVLLALTAPNTVGILEGSDPTLKHEYLIYSAHMDHIGITPGQPDSINNGADDDGSGTVGVIELAEAFSHAGARPKRSIVFLTVSGEEKGLWGSRYFSEHPTVPMRQIVADLNIDMIGRNWPDTIAAIGKEHSDLGRTLERVNRAHPELRMTAIDDIWPEERFYFRSDHYNFARKGVPILFFFNGVHPDYHQVTDSPDKINSEKEARILRLLFYLGQELGNAPQRPRWKPESYREIVEDAS; translated from the coding sequence ATGCGTCGTTTCGCCCTCGCCGGCCTGGCGCTGGTGGCCGGCCCCGTCGCGGCTCAGACCTCAAACGCGAAGCCGGCGCCCGCCGCCAGCATCACCGCGGCCGACGTGGCCCACCGGATCGGGGTCATCGCCGATGACTCGATGATGGGCCGCGACACGCCGAGCCCGGGACTCGAGGCGACGGCGAAGTACGTCGCCGACCAGTTTCGCCGCTTCGGGCTCACGCCCGGCGGCGAGGACAGCACCTGGTTCCAGCGCTATCCGATCACCCGCCGGCAGTTCGACCTGGCCCGGTCTCGGGTGGTGCTGGAGAGCGGGGGCGTGAATACCGTAGCACGGCTCGACCAGTCCGCGCGGTTCCTCCAGGGCACCGTGCCGGAGCACGCGCCCCGCGGCCCGGCGCTGCTCCTGGGCGGGGCGCTCACACCCGACGCGGTGGCCCACATGCCGCTGCGCGACCGGATGGTCCTCTACGTCCCCGACTTCTCCAAACCGGTGGACCGGACGGCGGCGCATGTGATCCAAGCCATTCGGCTTGCCGCGCCGAAGGCGGTGGTCGTCGTTGCCAACGTGGACTCCCTGCCGTACAGCCAGCGCATCCCCCGCCAGTCGGCGGCGCGGACCAGCCTCGATCTCAAGCTGGTGAGCCCGCCGGTAGTCGAGGTGGGCGAATACGCCGTGGCGTCCGCGCTCCGCTCGGCGCGGCTCGATCTGCAGCAGGTGCGCGCGTCCACGGTGCCGGTGATGCGGGAGGTGCCGGGCCTTGGGTTATCAGTGGAGCTCCGGGACAGCGTGCTCCTGGCGCTCACCGCTCCCAATACGGTGGGCATCCTGGAGGGCAGCGACCCGACGCTCAAGCACGAATACCTGATCTACTCGGCTCACATGGACCACATCGGCATCACCCCGGGCCAGCCGGACAGCATCAACAACGGGGCTGACGACGACGGCTCGGGCACGGTGGGCGTCATCGAGCTGGCCGAAGCCTTCAGCCATGCCGGGGCGCGGCCCAAGCGATCGATCGTCTTCCTCACCGTGAGCGGCGAGGAGAAGGGTCTGTGGGGCAGCCGCTATTTCAGCGAGCACCCCACGGTGCCGATGCGCCAGATCGTCGCCGACCTCAACATCGACATGATCGGGCGGAACTGGCCGGACACCATCGCGGCCATCGGCAAGGAGCACTCGGACCTGGGCCGCACGCTGGAGCGGGTGAACCGGGCTCATCCGGAGCTGCGGATGACCGCGATCGACGACATCTGGCCGGAGGAGCGGTTCTACTTCCGCTCCGACCATTACAACTTCGCTCGAAAAGGCGTGCCCATTCTCTTCTTCTTCAACGGAGTGCACCCGGACTATCACCAGGTGACCGACTCGCCCGACAAGATCAACAGCGAGAAGGAGGCCCGGATCCTCCGGCTGCTGTTCTACCTCGGCCAGGAGCTGGGGAACGCACCCCAGCGGCCGCGGTGGAAGCCGGAGAGCTACCGGGAGATCGTGGAGGACGCGTCGTGA
- a CDS encoding carboxymuconolactone decarboxylase family protein, which yields MSGSLAEFDAFRSRMNDLILGAGNLTISRFFALDGRAYEAGALGARTKEMLGLVASLVLRCDDCVTYHVVRCHEEGVTREEFLEIFSVGLVVGGSIVIPHLRRAMARLEELAAGPASS from the coding sequence GTGAGCGGCAGCCTGGCGGAGTTCGACGCCTTCCGGTCGCGGATGAACGATCTCATCCTGGGCGCCGGCAATCTGACGATCAGCCGCTTCTTCGCCCTGGACGGACGGGCCTACGAGGCCGGGGCGCTCGGTGCCAGGACCAAGGAGATGCTCGGCCTCGTGGCCTCACTGGTGCTGCGCTGCGACGACTGCGTCACCTACCACGTCGTGCGCTGTCACGAGGAGGGGGTCACCCGGGAGGAGTTCCTGGAGATCTTCTCGGTGGGACTGGTGGTCGGCGGGAGCATCGTGATCCCCCACCTGCGCCGTGCCATGGCGCGGCTGGAGGAGCTGGCGGCCGGTCCGGCCTCATCCTGA